The Legionella spiritensis DNA segment AGGGTTGGCATGAATTTTTGTTGATTTCCGATCCGAATGCGGAAGGTTTTTACAGAGCGATGGGCGCTGAGGTAATCGATACCTACGAATCTTTTCCAGGCCGGTTTGTACCGATCATGCAAATAAAAATAAGTAAACAGAGCCTAATACCTGAATCATTCAGCCTGAAAATACCTTGATAGGTACTCTTGCGCGTACTGGTTACCCTTGGCGACCTCGTCTTTTAAAATATTTTTTAATCTGGCGCTGTCCGGCATAATAGTATCGTTGCCCGTAATGAGTAAACTGCACAGAATATCGAGCGCCGAGATGGCATATTCGGGATCGTCTCCTCTGGAGCACAGACGTAAATAATGAATCGCCTGATCCGCATCCCGTTTGAAACAGGATTTAATATCACTGTCTACGGCGTCTCCGGGTTTTTCAATGCCGGCAAACCATAAAGCGGCGCTGTAAGCCACGTCCTGATGACCAAGCTCTGCCAGTTCGTCGCACAAAGCGAGCCACTTGTTGTAATCAGCCTTGATACTGCAGCAACAGCCGGCCATTTTCCCGGTTAAATAGGCGTTTACCAGCATTTTAACCGCCTGATTGTCACCGGCCTCTATGGATTGCCGTAAATAATATATGGCTTTTTCCTGATCCTGATGTTGTAACTCAGGGTATAACACGCCGGCATATACAAGACCGGAGGCGAGGGCGGCTTGCGCATCATCTTTATTACAATCCGCGCAATCCCTGGCATAACAAAATACGTCGGTCGCACTACAGGAACCACCGCAACATGATGGTTGCTTGTCTGAATTATCCTGGTTCATACTCAATCCTCATTGTTACTACTACCCTTTCCATTTAGTTTTGACAGGTTGGCTTGCACAGAATGTTTGTCTTTTTGTCATCCCCGCGAAGGCGGGGATCCATACTGAATCAAGCACTGAGCCACATCAGGAATGGTTTCCCGCCTTCGCGGGAATGACAGTTAACCTGTCAAAATTACATGGAAACAGTACTACATACTAAATGAACGAGAACGAGGTGGTTTGAAAAAATTAACATCCAGTTCACTCGATTTCGCGCTTTCTTTTAAATCCTGTAATTTATTTTTTATTTCATCTTGTATTTGAGCGACGTTACCTCCGGACTGTGGCTCACTCTCCGAGTGAGCATTGAACAGTTTCATTTTAGTTTCTTTAAACTGTTCTTCTCGTTGTAACAATTCCTTTTCCCGGCTAGATAACTCATCTTCCCGCTGTCGCAGCATTTCCTCCTGGTCTGCCTGTTGGATTAGTTTGTCTTCTTCCCTGGATTTATCGTTAATAGTGTCAAGTTGATCCGTCATGGACGCCAGCGTTTGTTTTTGAGTATCCAGGCGGGACAATTCACCGTTTTCCCATTTTAAATCAGCACTGGTATTATTGATATTATTGGTATGTTCGGCCAGTTTTCCTGTCACGTCGTCGTTGTTTTTTTGCTGAAGGGTGCGGGCAAAATTGGTAATTCCCAAACCACCGATAACCGTACCCAGATAGATGCCTGCCGCGACACCGGTCGCTATATTAAGACCGGGAACCGCCAGGGTTAAAATGGAAATGACCCCGAAGGCTACACCGGCAAAAGTAGAACCCACCAACAGGTTTTCACCAACTTTTCTGACTTTATTGAAAGCACTTGTCCATGTGGCGGGCACACGATTATACTGTGTCTTTTCAGGGGCGGGTTTTTGTATGTTTTTTGACTGGTAATTAGATAAAGTATTCTTCAGCTTCTCGTAATGGCTCGCATCAATATTATGACTTTTATTGTCCCTGATTTTCTCTTCCAGTACCCCGGTTATGATCTTGCTATTGT contains these protein-coding regions:
- a CDS encoding SEL1-like repeat protein encodes the protein MNQDNSDKQPSCCGGSCSATDVFCYARDCADCNKDDAQAALASGLVYAGVLYPELQHQDQEKAIYYLRQSIEAGDNQAVKMLVNAYLTGKMAGCCCSIKADYNKWLALCDELAELGHQDVAYSAALWFAGIEKPGDAVDSDIKSCFKRDADQAIHYLRLCSRGDDPEYAISALDILCSLLITGNDTIMPDSARLKNILKDEVAKGNQYAQEYLSRYFQAE